Proteins encoded within one genomic window of Eublepharis macularius isolate TG4126 chromosome 10, MPM_Emac_v1.0, whole genome shotgun sequence:
- the LOC129336611 gene encoding alcohol dehydrogenase 1-like produces MATAGKVIKCKAAVIWEVGKLPSLEEVEVALPRTHEIRVKIVATGICRTDDHVVNGIFPNIDYPVIVGHEGAGIVESIGPEVTCVKPGDKVIPLCLPQCGECASCLNPKSNCCLKTHFCQSQNLMPDKTGRFTCRGKQVYHFLWTSTFSEYTVMPEASIVKIDDDAPLEKVWLFGCGFSTGYGAAINTAKVEPGSTCAVFGLGGVGLSVIIGCKAAGASRIIGVDINKEKFAKAKELGATECISPNDFSKPIHKVLVEMTGLGVDYSFEAIGRIDTEVAALASSCLGSGTCVLVGEPPSGSQLAFDPTLLLTGRKLTGSLIGDWKLKDALPKLVSDYMNKKCHPDALISHMLPFEKIAEGFELLRAGKSIRSVLLF; encoded by the exons ATGGCAACTGCAGGGAAG GTTATTAAATGCAAAGCTGCAGTTATCTGGGAAGTAGGCAAATTACCTTCTCTTGAAGAAGTTGAGGTGGCACTACCAAGAACCCATGAAATTCGAGTGAAG ATAGTAGCCACCGGGATCTGCCGGACAGATGATCATGTAGTAAACGGTATTTTTCCTAACATCGATTACCCTGTTATTGTGGGCCATGAAGGAGCTGGTATTGTTGAAAGCATTGGACCAGAAGTCACATGTGTAAAGCCAG GTGACAAAGTCATTCCTTTATGTCTTCCCCAATGTGGAGAATGTGCCTCCTGTCTGAATCCTAAATCAAATTGTTGCCTCAAAACACA CTTCTGCCAATCTCAGAATCTGATGCCAGACAAAACAGGCAGATTTACCTGCAGAGGGAAGCAAGTTTACCACTTCCTGTGGACAAGCACCTTCTCCGAGTACACAGTCATGCCGGAGGCTTCCATTGTGAAGATCGACGATGATGCTCCTCTGGAGAAAGTCTGGCTGTTTGGCTGTGGGTTTTCTACCGGCTATGGTGCTGCCATCAATACGGCCAAG GTTGAGCCTGGTTCTACCTGTGCTGTCTTTGGTTTGGGAGGTGTTGGTCTGTCTGTTATTATAGGCTGCAAAGCAGCTGGAGCATCCCGGATTATTGGGGTTGACATCAACAAAGAAAAATTCGCTAAAGCAAAAGAGTTAGGAGCCACCGAATGCATCTCTCCTAACGATTTCAGCAAACCCATTCATAAGGTGCTTGTGGAAATGACTGGCCTTGGCGTGGACTATTCATTTGAGGCAATTGGGCGTATTGACACAGAG GTAGCTGCTCTTGCCTCTTCCTGCTTGGGTTCTGGAACCTGTGTGTTGGTAGGGGAGCCTCCTTCAGGGTCGCAGCTCGCTTTCGATCCGACACTGCTCCTCACAGGGAGGAAGCTGACTGGGTCCTTAATCGGAG atTGGAAGCTAAAAGATGCTCTCCCCAAACTAGTTTCTGATTACATGAACAAGAAATGTCATCCAGATGCATTAATAAGTCACATGTTGCCCTTTGAGAAAATTGCTGAAGGCTTTGAGCTGCTGCGCGCAGGTAAAAG tATTCGTTCTGTCCTGTTGTTTTAA